The Halostagnicola kamekurae sequence CAGCGCATCCTCGACTACGTCGAACCCGACACGGTCCACATCATGCTCGACGGCAAAGTCGTCAAGAGCGGCGACGCCTCGCTGGCAGCCGAACTCGAGGACAAAGGGTACGACTGGGTCCGAGAGGAAGTCTACGAGACGGCGTAACCGAATCCAACTAGAACAACGGTAATAACGCTACAGCCGTAAACACGAATACATACAAATTATGAGTTCCGAACAAGATCACCTCAAGGAGACCGACACCGAAGCGCGCTTCGAGTTCAAAAAGGAAGAGCGCTCGGCCGTCAAGTCCGACGCAGGCCTCACCGAAGAAGTCGTCCGACTGATCAGTGAGGACAAAGACGAACCGGACTGGATGCTCGAGCGACGGCTCCGCGCGCTACAGCAGTATCACGCGATGCCGATGCCGACGGACTGGCCGGGTCAGCCGGACCTGACCGAACTCGACATCGAAGAGATCGTTCCGTACATCCGCCCGGACGTCGACAAACGCGAAGGCGTCGACGACTGGACGGAGCTTCCAGACGAGATCAAAGACACGTTCGACAAGCTCGGCATTCCGGAAGCCGAGAAGAACGCGCTCTCGGGCGTCGGCGCGCAGTACGAGTCCGAGGTCGTCTACCAGAACATGCAAGACCAGTGGGAGGAGAAGGGCGTGGTCTTCATGAACATGGACCGCGCCGTCAAAGAGCACCCGGAGCTCGTCAAGGAGTACTTCATGACGAGCTGCGTTCCCCCGAGCGACAACAAGTTCGCGGCGCTTCACGGCGCCGTCTGGTCCGGCGGTTCGTTCGTCTACGTTCCAGAAGACGTCACCGTCGAGATGCCCGTCCAGGCGTACTTCCGCATGAACTCGGAAGGGATGGGCCAGTTCGAGCACACGCTCATCGTCGCCGAAGAGGGCTCGGAAGTCCACTACATCGAGGGCTGTTCCGCGCCGAAGTACGGCTCGCACAACCTGCACTCGGGCTGTGTCGAGGTCTTCGTCGAAGACGACGCCCACGTTCAGTACTCGACGGTCCAAAACTGGTCGAAGAACACGTTCAACCTGAACACCAAACGCGCCATCGTCGAAGAAAACGGCACGATGGAGTGGGTGTCGGGCAGCATGGGATCGAAAGCGACCATGCTCTACCCGTGTACCATCCTCAAGGGTCGCGGCGCGACGGACACTCACATCACCATCGCCTTCGCCGGCGAGGGACAGAACATCGACACCGGCGCGAAGGTCTATCACAACGCGCCGAACACGAGTTCGACGATCGAATCGAAGTCGATCTCGAAAGACGGCGGCCGCACCAACTACCGCGGGCTCGTCCACATCGCCGACGGTGCCGAGAACTCGAGTACGGCAGTCGAGTGTGACGCCCTGATGTTCGACAACGAGTCGACCTCCGATACCATGCCGTACATGGAGATCGAGGAGTCGAAGGTCGACGTCGCTCACGAAGCGACGGTCGGCAAGATCGGTGACGAGGACATCTTCTACCTCCAGAGCCGCGGACTGGACGACGACGACGCGAAGAAGATGATCGTCGCCGGCTTCATCGAGCCGATCACCGAAGAGCTCCCGATCGAATACGCAGTCGAACTGAATCGCTTGATCGAACTCGAGATGGAGGGAAGCCTCGGATAGACATGAGCACGCAGGTACACGCCAATCTGACGGACGAACAGGTACGCGAGATCAGCGATCGGCTCGACGAGCCCGACTGGCTCCTAGAGACCCGTCTCGAGGCGCTTGAGGCGCTCGAAGAGCTGGAAATGCCCGACGTGATCCGAACGCCGGGACAGAACTGGACCAACCTCTACGAACTGGATTTCGAGTCGCTCGTCGATCCGTTGAATACCGCCGAAGACAAAGACCAGGTCGGTCCCGAAAACGCCGAGGTCCTCTCGTGGGCCGAGGCCGTCGACGAACACGAGTCGCTACTCGAGGAGCACTTCGGTTCCATGGTCGATCCTCAGGAGAACTACCTCACGGCGCTCTCGACGGCGCTTTTCTCCACGGGAACGGTCATCTACGTCCCCGAAGGCGTCGACGCCGAGGACGTGACGATCCGGACCGAGATGAACTCCCGATCGCTGTTTAACTACACGCTCGTCGTCACCGAGGAATCCTCGTCGGTGACGATCCTCGAGCGCCAGTCAACTGGTACCGATCTCGAGGACGAGCAGTATTACAGCGGTATCGTCGAAGTCGCCGCGGCCGAAAACAGCTATGTACAGTACGGATCGCTTCAGGACCTCTCCGAGGAGACGTACAACTTCACCGCCAAACGCGGCGACGCCGACACCTACGCCACGATCAACTGGATCGAAGGTAACGTCGGCTCGAAGCTAACCAAGACGGGGGTCTCGACTGAGCTCAATGGCGACGGTGCGGAAACACAGATCATCGGTGCGTTCTACGGACACAACGACCAGCACTTCGATCTGGACTTCAAGGTCTGGCACCGCGCCGAACACACGACGGCAGATCTCGTCACCCGCGGGGTCACCGACGACGTCGCGCGATCGGTCTACGAGGGCGTCCAGGACGTCGGCGACGTCGCCTGGGATACGAGTTCCTACCAGCGAGAGAACACGCTCATGCTCTCCGACGAGAGCGAAGCCGACGCCTCGCCGAAGCTCATCATCAACAACCACGACACGGAAGCCTCCCACAGCGCCACCGTCGGGCAGGTCGACCAGGAGGACCTCCTGTATATGACCTCCCGAGGCGTCACGCCGGAGGCGGCTCGCAACATGCTCGTCGAGGGCTTCTTCGTCCCCGTTCTCGAGGAAGTCGCCGTCGACGAACTCCGAACGGACTTCGAGTCGCTCGTCAACACGCGTCTCCGAAACTAACGCCTACTACGCTTTCTTCGCGTTCGATCACACCAACGTACTCGAGCGACTGCCCGACGGTTGGTCATCACTTCGAAAGCGAGCCGACTACCCAGACGACTCCCGACGAGAAAACGGGAAGTTAAGTAACGCGACCACCCACAGACGTGTATGAGCTTGGGACAGCGTGTCTCGACCGACCACCAACTGACCCGCCTTCTCCAGATCGGCGTGGTCCTAGAGGAAGTCGTCGAGTCGCGTGCTGCCCATCACCTCGAGTCACTCCCCGCCGAGGCGCGAGCGGAGATCGACAGAGAGGTCAGGGAGCTACTTACGGACGCAACGGAAGAGTCGGCCGATCACCGCGATCGGCTCGAAACGTTGATCGACGACCTCGAGGCGGAAACGGTCGGATACGAGGAGATCAATCAGCTCGTCGACGCCCAGTACGGCCCACCAGAGGATACCGACGGCGTGTTGTACGACCAACTCTGCAACGAGGAAACGGCCTACAAGTTCTACGACGATCTCATCGAGGCGATCGAAGCCGCCGACGCGACGTTCGCCGTCGATCGGGAACGAGTTCTCGAGACCCTCCGAGAGATCCGCGCGGAAGAAAAAGAGGGCGTCGAGGAAGTCACAGAAATTATGGAGCGGCGGGCATGATCGGGATACGCACCACTCACGAGCGCCAGACGAGTCGGACCGATCGACGACCAAGACACCACACGAAGGGTTGGCGATGAACACAGCAGATCAATATCTCAAGGCGATCTATCTCGCACAGCGAATGGAGGAGGGACCGGCCTCGACGGGCACGCTCGCGGACCTCCTCGGCGTGAGTCCGGCGAGTGTCAACGAAATGATCGGGAAACTCCAGGACAAAGACCTCGTCGATCACGAAAAGTACAAAGGCGCGAGTCTCACGGAGGAGGGGCTCGAACGCGCCCACGAGGCGCTCCAGACGTACTGTATCATCGAGCGATTCCTCGCGAACGTCCTCGAGGTCGACGAGTTTCGCGACGAAGCCCGCGCGCTCGAGAGCGTCATCGACGATACGGTCGCCGAGAGACTCGATACGATCATCGACCGCCCGGAGCAGTGTCCGGACTGTTTCGACCCCGAAGCCGACTGCTGTAGTCTGCTCGAGGTTTGCGGGCCGGCGAACTAACCGTCCATCGCGAGAGTTCTACTCGATCAGTTCGTCGTATCGGATCCGTTCGATACGGTACGATCCACACTCCGGACAGTACTGTCTATTCAGTCTGAACCGACGATCGCAGTTTCCACAGTGGTATACTCGGTCCTGACTCTCGAACCGGCGAGAGCCGACGAACCGACCGATCCACGTGAACCATCCCGTGAACCGGCCACCATCCGTAACCCGCTCTCCCAGCTTTTCGATAATAGATCTCATTCGTCGGACCGGCGACGTTCGACGTCACGAGCGATCGAGTGAGCCGTTTCTGTCGTGTCCGGGTCGAGAGAGTCGTCCTCGAGCGGTGGGGGTTCGACCGGACTCGCGTCCTCGTCGTACTCGAGGCGATCCCGACCAACACCGTCGATCGTCGGACGGCGCGAATCGCCGAACGAGATGTATCGCCGGCCGAGTGCTGCGGCCCCGAGGAGGGCGAGCGCGACGACAGCAGCGAGTCCGACCGGAAGCGACCACGTCCCGCCGTTCCAGTCGGCATCGAAGACCCCCTCGTAATAGGCGGCCGGTTCCTCGCCGTGGATCGCGAGAACGACCTCGCGGTTGTTTCGAAGCGAGTTGTCGTTCCAGTTGATGCTCCCGACGACCGTCGTCTCGCCGTCGATTACGACTCCTTTGGCGTGAATTTTCTCGAACCTGTTTTTCGGTTCGACGAGGGCGACCTCGAGCGGGAGGTCTTCCGCGGCCGCCGTCTCCTCGAGGACCGATTTCACTCTGGCGTTTTCCTCTTCGACGTACCACGACGAATCGAGCAGGATGCGGACCTCGACGCCGCGGCGTGCCGCGTCGACCGTTTCCTCGACGAGCGACACGTCGGGCCCGCCGAGACTCGCCTGTTTGACGAGGATCTCGTCCTCGGCGGACGCGAGGAGTTCGCGGAGTCTCGGCTCGGCGTTGTCGGGAGCGAGCAGGAGTTCAGCGCTCTCGACGTCGACGGATTCGGGCGGGTGGTTCGACGGGAACTCGGTGGGGGTCTGGACCTGACCCGCTGGGTCGCTGAACGAAGCGTCCTCGAGATAGGCCGTCCCGGACTCCGTGTCGGGCCCGCTGAAGTCGGCGTCGAACACGGTCTCGAGGTCCGTCGCGAGCGCCGTGTTCTCCAGAGAAATTCCCCAGCCGCGACTCGACTCGCCGCCGACGCCGGACGGTTTCCAGTTTTCGGTCATGATGAGCACCGTGTCGTCGGCGATCGCGTACTTTGGGTGGTGGTAGCGATAGCGCGCGTTCTCCCCGCCGGTCATTCGAACGTCGACGCCGCCGTCTTCGAGGGTCGAGAGGGGCGCTTCGGTCGCGGACGACGCGCCGCCGACGGGACCGGACTCGAGCAGCACGTCGACCTCGACGCCGCGTTCGCTCGCCGCGACGAGTTCCGAGGCGACCGCCTCGGACGTGAACGTATACCCAGCCAGTGAGAGATTCTCCTCTGCATTTCGGATCGTCTCCAGCGGAATCTCTGGGCTATCGGGGAGAACGAACGTCGTCGCGTTCTCCGCAGCGACGCGCGTCGACGGAAGACAGGTCGCGCCCCTTGGCCACCATCGGCCAGTCGCGTCCCCACTCGAGCGGGCGCTCGCGCTCGGGTTCGACTGGTCGCCCGATTCGTTCGCCCGTTCGGTCCGATACCACTGTTCGGCGACCGGCGCATCCTCGTAACTGACCGCGTCGATTCGGTCGGAGCCGTTCCGGATCTCGAGGCGGTCTCCGTCCGTCGCGAGGCGGAGATGCCCCTCGAGTTCGAGGGTGGGTTCGTCGGTGAGTGACGCCGTTTCGTTGGGATTGATCGTGACGGCGACCGCGCCCGAGACTGTTTCGTTCGGAAACGACGCGGTCGTGTGACCGTCCGTGACCGTCCAGTTCTCGAGCGAGGTCTCCGGCGGCGTCTCGAGGACGAAAAACTCGCCGACGTTCTCGGGCGTCGTCGGGTTCGGATACAGTTCGACGATCCGGGCCTCGGAGACGTTGCGGTGGCTGTCGTCCGACCGCGCGGCGACCGGGCACGCAAGCGCCTGGGCGGAAGATACGTCTCCCGGCGTGGCTTCCGCCGATGTGGAGGGCTCTGCCCGTTCGCTCGAGGCGGATTCGCCGGGGACGGACGATCGCACGTCGACGCCCGGAGGCGCGCCGACGAACGCGACGGCACACGCGCTGGCGACGAGTCCGCAAACGAGGACCGCGGCGAGGAGGACCCTGGCACGCATTGGGCGGTCTGGCCGCGTCTCGGTATGTAAATCCTCACCCGTCGAGGGGGTCGATACACTGTGAAAATACCGTCTCCGAATCGCCGCACGAACAGAAACCGATTAGGCAGCGAAACGGAACTGTCTGCTCATCTACCTACGCAGCGGGCTCGAAATCCGCCTTCTCGGCTTCGGCCTGCACGAGATACGCGCGGTCGCCGGCAGCGTCCGCAGCGACCTCGAGGGCGCGTTCGGTGCCGATCTGGGTGAGCGCCCAGACGGCGCTCGCACGCACCGTGTCTTCGTCGTCTTCGTCGATCCGTTCGGCGAGTGGTTCGATCGCGCGGGTGTCGCCGATCAGTCCCAGCGCGCGGGCGGCGGAGCTTCGGACGGCAGCCTCCTCGGCGACCAACTGGTTCGCGATCGGCTGTACCGCCTCTTCGCTGCCGACTTCGCCGAGCGCTCGCATCGCGGGGCGCTGCAGTTGCGGGTTCGAATCGACGTACTCGAGGAGCGTCTCGACGACGTCCTCGTCGTCGTTGCCGATCTTTCCGAGGATCGACATCGCGGTCGTATCCCGACGGTTCGCCCGCTGGAGCATCGGTTCGGTCGCTTCCTCGGGCCCCATCCGCTCTAGAGACTCGAGACAGTGTTCTTCCATGAAGTCCGAACCCAGCGACTCGAGTGCGAGCAGGATCATGTCGGCGTTGCCGCGTTTCTCGTGGACTTTCAGCGCGTGCCACTCCGGGGGGAAGTCCTTGACGTGATCGAGGACGTCGTAGAACCCCTCGCGTCGGAGCTGTTCGCGCACCTGCAGGTCGTCCCAGGCCGTCGCGTCGTCGACGCCGGACTGTAACACGTCGGTGATCTCGAGCAGCGAGGCGATATCCTCGGCGTCCTCGTCGGGGTCCAGTTCCGCGGCCTCGATTTCGGCTTCGAGGCGTTCGAGCGCATCGACCAGCGCGTCGAGCAGGGGTTCGTCTGCCGAAATCGAAACCGACGTTCCAAGCACGGCGTTGCTATCCTCGAGTGTCTCCTCGACCGCTTCTCGCAGTTCTTCCTCGCCCTCCTCGGTCCAGCGGGTGCTCTCGAGGTCACCTTTGGCGCTCTCGACTTCGTCGATGACGTCCGTCGCGTACGGCCCCCGCTGGTCGTCGACGTCGGACTGGATGTCGTCGACCTCGTCCTCGAGGTCCTCGATTTCTCCCTCGAGATCGTCGAGTTTCTCCTCGAGCGCCTCCTGTTCGGCCTCGAGTTCCGCGATCGGTCCGTCGGGAGCGTCGTCGTCTTCCCCATCGCTCGCCTCCTCCTCCTCGTCGTCCTCGTCCGTTTCGGGTTCCGGAAGCTCGATCTCGTCGAACTCCTCGCGGACGGCGTCGAACGCCTCGCGAACGTCCTCGAGGTCCGATCGAACCGGCTCGAGTTCCGCCTCGACGTCGTCGAGGTCGTCTTCGGTCTCGGCGGCCGCTAGGGTGTCGTGGACCGGTTCGATCTCGTCTCGAATCGGATCCAGATCGTCGCGGATGGGGCCGAACTCGGCTTCGATCGATGCGAACTCCTCGCGGATCTCGTCGGCCCGCTCCTCGAGATCCTGTGTCTGCTCGGAGTCGGGAGCGTCCTCGTCGCTCATCCCACCACCCGGCGAGGTGCCGCCTGTCTCCTGACTGCGTTCATACGAGGGTATCGTGTCAGGACGCTCCTAAGCGTTTCCATGCAGAGTCCGGACGAATTCGTCCAGCCCGCAAACACAGGTGAGTAGACGTAAGTGGGTTCGATCAGACGTTTCCGTGCATCTCCGCACTCTCGGGCTCTTCGGCATCGGCCGGATCGGCGTGGGTATCCTCGCGCCAGTAAAACCACGGACTGAGCGTCATGTACGCGATTCCGAGCGTGAGCAGGGCGTAGGGAAACGTTCGGCCGGCAAAGCCCGGAATGAGGATCGCGAGCGCGTGAACCACGCCCATTATGAGCGTATCCCGAACCAGCAAGTCCGGGTACTGGATCCGGGAGACCATGAGATAACAGAACATACCGGTAATCGTCAGTACGAGCCACGGCTCGGCGGCCGGTTTGTGCGCCAGGATCGCAGATCCGATGATCGTCGCGGCGAGCGTCGTCTGAATCCCTTCCGTGTAATTGGTCGCCGTATCGTAGGCGGTGTACATCCCGAGTCTCGCGATGGCCATCGCGACGAACAGCGCACAGACGCCGGTGACGACGAGCAACTCGAGCGATACCGTCTCGAATCCGATACCGAACCCGTCCGTGACGACGACGAACGCGAGGACGGCGGGGGCGACGCCGAAAGAAGCGACGTCGGCCAGCGAGTCGAGGTACGGTCCCGCTTCAGTTCCGCCGTACCGGCGTGCGAGGATGCCGTCGAGTCCGTCAGCGATCGCAGCGAAGAGGATAAGTCGAGCGGCGAGGTCGATATCGACGAACGCGATGACGACCGCGAGAAAGCCCAGCGCTCCGTTCGCGATCGTCACTGCGTCGGCGGCGCCGAGCCGACCGACGAACCGGGGAAGCATACTCCGGCATTCGATGGGCAGTTACCTTACGTGTTTTCGTTTTTCGACGGTCGCACTATTGGGAAACGTCGAGTGGGAATCGAACCGGGGGCTTATATTCGGTCTGTCCCAACCCCCGTCTATGAACCGCCGTGCCTATCTCGCGTCCCTGGGAACGGTCTCGACAGTCGGGGTCGCGGGTTGTTCAACGGTCACCGGAACGCTCAGAGGCGAGCCCTGTAGCGGGAACGACTGCGACATCGGAATGACTCGGACCGAGTTCGTTCCCGAAACGTACGAGATTTCCGTCGGCGAGACCGTCGTCTGGAAGAACACGAGCGAAGCGATCCACACGGTCACAGCCTACGACTCCTCCCTTTTCGAGGACAAGGGAGCGGAGTACTTCGCGACGGGCGACTACGACGACTTCGAAACGGCACACGAGGAGTTCTGGAACGAGAACAACGGTGCGCTCCACACTCGAGAAACGTTCGAACACACGTTCGAGGTTCCCGGAACGTATCACTACGCCTGCTTACCGCACGAGGAAGGCGGTATGATTGGCCTCATCAAAGTAACCGAGTAAGCCGCACTCCGCGTCGAAAAACAGTCTTCCGATCGAAACTCGAATCGAATCGCGCCAGTCCGCAGTCTATTCGTCCGTCGCGACGTCCTCTTCGTCGACGTCGACGGCCGTCGCCTGCTCTTCTGCGACTTCTTCCGGATGCGCCTCGAGGGTCGTCTTCTGGATCTCGACCCGGCGAAGCGGGTAGATCGGCTTCGCTTCGCCGTAGATCGCAGAGGAGAGACGGCCTTCGACGACGCCGTCGATCAGGTCCTCGAAGGTTCGCTCCTGGGCCGCTTCCTCGACCATTTCGACCATCTTCTCGCGGATGGCCTTCTCCTGGCTCGCGTCGGCTTTCTTCGTCGTGAACGCGACCGGCTGGATCTGAACGCGGTAGTCGTCCGTCGTCAGGACGGTGACGTAGGCCTCGATCTTCGAGGCGCCGCGTCGAACCAGCGAGCGCAGGTAATCCCGCGTCAGCGAGTGTTCGACGAAGTCCGTGTAGGCGCTGTCGCTGCCCACGTCGGTGATCTTGAACGTGAGCTTCGTGTTGTTTTCGCTGGCGCTGTTGGTCAGGTCGCCGAGCGTCGTTTCGATGGTCCGTCCGTAGACCTTGTCCGGTTCGTCTGCGGGTGTCTCACCGAGCACTTCCCGGTCGAACTGCGCCGGGGCGTGGACGGTGTACCACCGCTTTTCTTGTTTCGCGCGTGAAACTGATCGTTCACTCATTGTGTGTTAGGTTCGTGGTTCGTGTCGGATCTCGCCGCGGTCGAGACGCCGTGTCCGTCCGCGCTCGAGTCTGCATCCGAAGGGTTGGGTGTCTGTCTATCGATACTACAGGCGACGTCGAGGTTGACGACGTAATCGTCGACCGTCGATTGTAACCCACTAGTCGTCTCGCGTTCGATCCGCGTGACGAGCGTTCGAGCGTCCTCGACGGCCGTCTCCATCTCCTCGGTATTGTCGGGACAGAGCGCCCGGGCGAGGAGCTCCGGATCGTCGTGTGTCGTCCGAATCGTCGCGTGTCTCGTCATCGGTGTCCACCTCCAATCGTCATAGTTGCCCTCGTACTGCCGCGATGATCGTCGAATCGTCCACGTCCGAGCCGTAGGCCAGGTATCCCCGGCGACGACCCACGTCGTAGCCGCACTCGACTCCGTCGTCGTCGAGATCCCGTGTGACCGCCTCGAGCGTCGACCCGAGAGCGCGGTCCTCGCGCGTCGAGATCCCGGCTTCGCCGTCGCCGATCACGAGAACGGTCGGCTCCGGCGACCGGTAGGCTACAGCGAGTCGAGCGACGGTTTCGACAGGACCGTCGTCGACATCGACGACGAAGACGCCGTCGTAGCGGCCGGTCGACCCGGATTCGAGCGCGTCGTGGGCGCTCCGGCCGTGTTCCCGCCACGCCTCGAGCGCCGGCTCGCGTGCGTCGTGGCCGATCGCCAGCGCGATACCGGTTCCCGGCTCGACGCGTGCGGTCGCCTCGAGCACGTCGGCGTAGCCGCCGACGGTCTCGAAGGGACGGTCGGTGCGAGTCTGCCGAGTCGATTCGGGTGCGTCGCCCGAATCGCCGGGTCGCGCGTACGGACTCAGCGCTCGCGTGACCGAGTGCGCTGCGCTGTCGACGGCGTTCGGTGCGCCGACGGCGTCGATCGCGACGAGCGAGCCGATCTTCCGGTGGGTCTCCCGCTCCAGCGTGGCCGGCTCGGCGTCTGTCCCCGATTCGGTGACGATCGCCGAAAACGCATCTCGAGTCGCCTCGAGGTCGCCGGACCACGGGGCGAGCACGCGGGTCGAGTAGGCGAGCCCGTCGATCGGGTCCGCGGTCGGCACCGAAACGCCCGGTCGCTGCTCGAGCAGGTTGCGCTCGAGAGCGTCCGTGAGGAGCCACTCCGTCTCGCCGGCACCGGGCTCGACGCCGGCGGCGGCGACGCCCGCGAGCGCGAGCACCGGGTTCGGCGTCGAACCCAGCTCTTGGACGAGATCGCAGGCCTCGAGGGTGGCCGGCCGGTCCGCGGAGCCGAGTCGCGTCGCGTCGCCGTCGACCGCACCGACGACGAGCGTTCGATCGGCCGGGCCTCGATCCAGACTCTCCTCGGCAAGGGTCGTCCGCTCGCCGACCGTCCGGACGGCGCTCACCTGATACGGAATCTCCCGCTCGGCGAGCGCGTCCACGACGACCCCGCAGGCGGCGAACGCGTCGCCGGCCGGTCGCGTGACCAGCCGGACGAAGCTCGCGCTCTCGAGGTCGTCGGTGGCGGTTTCGGCGTCGATCGAACGACCCTCGGTGGACATGACGAGTTACTCCTCGAGCAGCGTCTTGGCGACGTCGTAGGAGTAGGTGAACTCGGGCTCGAGTTCCTTCCCACGGTAGTAATCGACCAGTCGGCGCACCTTCGATTCGGTGTTCTGCAGCGCGCGCTTGTTCTGGTAGTCCTGTGGGTTCTCCTGGACGTGCTCGCGCAGGCGGATCGCGCGTTGCATCAGGCTCCGGAGGTCCTCTGGGAGTTCGGACTTCGCGTCGTTCTCCTCGAGGATCTCGGTGACCTTCTTGCCGGTCGCCAGTTTGACGTCCGGAATCGGCGTGCCGGTGACGCCCTCGTCACGCAGCTTGATGCCGATCTGGCTCGGGTCGTGGCCCTGTTCTGCCAGTTCAACGACTCGCTGTTCGATCTGCTCCGAGTCGACGTCGCTCCACTCCGGTGGTTCGTCTGCCGCGGGCTTGTCCGATCCGGACGAGCCTCGGCGGCGCGTATGCATTCGTGCCATTGTTGAGGATAGGAAACGCACTGACCGCCGCATATGTCCGGCTCTCGCCGGGTTGCACTTCCGCAATCTCGAGTCACCCAAAGAGAGCGGGCGACGGGGTCAGATTTGCGGCCGTGCGGTTCCCACTGGTACCTATTCGGTCAGCGACTAAAGGGTTTCTACCTCGAGTTACGCGGACCACCTCCGTGATAACGGAGATGTCCATCGGCAGCATTTATGTGTTTTTGGAATGAAATATTCACATCCGAACCGGTGTGCTCACCGCCGTCACTGAATGCCCCCTTCATGACCGAACGAGAACTCGAGCGGACGACTGAAGCCGATGAAAGTGAGAACAGCGACAGCGATCGACGCGACGCACACGAAACCGAATCCGATTTCGACGGCCGTGATCCCAGCCGGGAGTACGACCAATCCGCGGATTCCTTTCTCGACCTCGAGGCGGCCGTCTCCCCCGAATCGCTCTCCGACTCGGAGACGTACGCCCAGATCGTCGGAACGGACCGCGTTTCGGCGTCGGCGGTGCCCGATTCATATCCGTGGTCGATCGCTACCGCGGACGCGCTCGCACTGGATCTCGAGATCGACGATCGAGGAACCGAGGTGACGGTCTACTTCGAATGGCCCGTCCCCGATTCGGACGCTCGACTCTCGAGATTGCTGGGCACACTCGAGGTGTCCCCGGACGCTGTTGCTGACCTGCACGGCAAACAAGTGCTCGTTGAGAGAGCGGACGGCCACTGGGTGCCAGTAGTTCCGCCCCAGCAGTCCGCCGGTAGCCCGCTCGGCTTCTACGGTCTTCTCGGTGGCGTACTGTTCAACGTGACCGTCCTGACAGCGTTCGTGTTGAACCTCGGCGTGTCCGAGGGACTACTCCTGTCGCTGTTTATGGTGTTTAACCTCCTCGTGCTACCGGTTTCGACGTTTCTCGATGCGGGATATCTTCGGTCGCACACCGATTGGGGTGGCCCGTTCAGTCGCTGGGGCTGGACCATCCTCAACGCCGCACCCGGTCTCAACGCGGTGACTGCGCTGTGTTACCTGTCCCTCCGGCGACGGGCGTCGTGGATCCGAAAGCGGTGAATCGCTCAGCCGGCTGCGACTCGAGCACCCGTCAGGTGTGTCAGCCGGTCTCGCCGGCACGCCTAATTCGAGGGGTTTATCTATTCCCGTAGGAAAGCAGCAAGTGCGCTCGAGGGCTCGTAGATCAGTGGTAGATCACTCCCTTGGCATGGGAGAGGCCCCGGGTTCAAATCCCGGCGAGTCCACTCGAACGTAGTGAGAGTGGACGAGCCGGCCTTCTGCCGGTTTCGTCCCTTGCCTTATCTTCTGCGCACAACGATTTCGAGTGAATTTCCGGCATTTTTCTCGCTGTGATTTGAAGCGGTGGCCTCTCTCGGTCGTCGTCTGCTGGCGGTAACTCCCATTAGAACAATGGAATAGATAAAATCAATCCTGCTGGTGGGGTAGGCTTGGTGGTTCTGGTCTTGCCCCCTCATTTCTGTGAATCCAGTAATCACCTAATGCAGACAGACCTAAGGCGGCGCTTATGGGCATAGTTTCTGGTACTGCAATTCCTATCATTATTGAGAACCCTTGGCCAAGTAACCAGAACACAGGAATCAAAACACCAATTACTCCAACTAATCGTTCGATCCTTGTCCAGTCAACAGCAGTTTGATATATATTGACCTGTGAACCAGCGCCCATCCCTCCAGTTAATTCTTCAACTTGTTCATGCCTTTGCTGTCGCTGGAGCA is a genomic window containing:
- the sufB gene encoding Fe-S cluster assembly protein SufB, which encodes MSSEQDHLKETDTEARFEFKKEERSAVKSDAGLTEEVVRLISEDKDEPDWMLERRLRALQQYHAMPMPTDWPGQPDLTELDIEEIVPYIRPDVDKREGVDDWTELPDEIKDTFDKLGIPEAEKNALSGVGAQYESEVVYQNMQDQWEEKGVVFMNMDRAVKEHPELVKEYFMTSCVPPSDNKFAALHGAVWSGGSFVYVPEDVTVEMPVQAYFRMNSEGMGQFEHTLIVAEEGSEVHYIEGCSAPKYGSHNLHSGCVEVFVEDDAHVQYSTVQNWSKNTFNLNTKRAIVEENGTMEWVSGSMGSKATMLYPCTILKGRGATDTHITIAFAGEGQNIDTGAKVYHNAPNTSSTIESKSISKDGGRTNYRGLVHIADGAENSSTAVECDALMFDNESTSDTMPYMEIEESKVDVAHEATVGKIGDEDIFYLQSRGLDDDDAKKMIVAGFIEPITEELPIEYAVELNRLIELEMEGSLG
- the sufD gene encoding Fe-S cluster assembly protein SufD yields the protein MSTQVHANLTDEQVREISDRLDEPDWLLETRLEALEALEELEMPDVIRTPGQNWTNLYELDFESLVDPLNTAEDKDQVGPENAEVLSWAEAVDEHESLLEEHFGSMVDPQENYLTALSTALFSTGTVIYVPEGVDAEDVTIRTEMNSRSLFNYTLVVTEESSSVTILERQSTGTDLEDEQYYSGIVEVAAAENSYVQYGSLQDLSEETYNFTAKRGDADTYATINWIEGNVGSKLTKTGVSTELNGDGAETQIIGAFYGHNDQHFDLDFKVWHRAEHTTADLVTRGVTDDVARSVYEGVQDVGDVAWDTSSYQRENTLMLSDESEADASPKLIINNHDTEASHSATVGQVDQEDLLYMTSRGVTPEAARNMLVEGFFVPVLEEVAVDELRTDFESLVNTRLRN
- a CDS encoding phospholipase D-like domain-containing protein — translated: MRARVLLAAVLVCGLVASACAVAFVGAPPGVDVRSSVPGESASSERAEPSTSAEATPGDVSSAQALACPVAARSDDSHRNVSEARIVELYPNPTTPENVGEFFVLETPPETSLENWTVTDGHTTASFPNETVSGAVAVTINPNETASLTDEPTLELEGHLRLATDGDRLEIRNGSDRIDAVSYEDAPVAEQWYRTERANESGDQSNPSASARSSGDATGRWWPRGATCLPSTRVAAENATTFVLPDSPEIPLETIRNAEENLSLAGYTFTSEAVASELVAASERGVEVDVLLESGPVGGASSATEAPLSTLEDGGVDVRMTGGENARYRYHHPKYAIADDTVLIMTENWKPSGVGGESSRGWGISLENTALATDLETVFDADFSGPDTESGTAYLEDASFSDPAGQVQTPTEFPSNHPPESVDVESAELLLAPDNAEPRLRELLASAEDEILVKQASLGGPDVSLVEETVDAARRGVEVRILLDSSWYVEEENARVKSVLEETAAAEDLPLEVALVEPKNRFEKIHAKGVVIDGETTVVGSINWNDNSLRNNREVVLAIHGEEPAAYYEGVFDADWNGGTWSLPVGLAAVVALALLGAAALGRRYISFGDSRRPTIDGVGRDRLEYDEDASPVEPPPLEDDSLDPDTTETAHSIARDVERRRSDE
- a CDS encoding rubrerythrin — protein: MSLGQRVSTDHQLTRLLQIGVVLEEVVESRAAHHLESLPAEARAEIDREVRELLTDATEESADHRDRLETLIDDLEAETVGYEEINQLVDAQYGPPEDTDGVLYDQLCNEETAYKFYDDLIEAIEAADATFAVDRERVLETLREIRAEEKEGVEEVTEIMERRA
- a CDS encoding metal-dependent transcriptional regulator, which codes for MNTADQYLKAIYLAQRMEEGPASTGTLADLLGVSPASVNEMIGKLQDKDLVDHEKYKGASLTEEGLERAHEALQTYCIIERFLANVLEVDEFRDEARALESVIDDTVAERLDTIIDRPEQCPDCFDPEADCCSLLEVCGPAN